Proteins encoded in a region of the Benincasa hispida cultivar B227 chromosome 2, ASM972705v1, whole genome shotgun sequence genome:
- the LOC120072345 gene encoding plant intracellular Ras-group-related LRR protein 6, with the protein MMYERHHLQQQQQQQRCRKNNHHHNNMTMNMKNFTSNELADHEADKSFEMVDLDLSGLSLHSLPNPTLNLASISHLDLSNNNLQVIPESLTARLLNLVSFDVHSNQLKSLPNSIGCLSKLKILNVSGNLIVSLPSTIENCRSLEELNANFNQLTKLPDTIGFELINLKKLSVNSNKLAFLPHSLSHLTALRVLDTHLNCLRSLPDDLENLINLQVLNISQNFQFLQALPYSIGLLISLIELDVSYNKITSLPDSIGCLKNLKKFNVEGNPLVSPPPEVIEQGLDSVRMYLSDKMNGVHRGSQKKRSWVGKLVKYGTFNSRGNTVSREEKEGFIMPEYRSIDGLASPRYMGMFSPRRLFSPRHSFSK; encoded by the exons ATGATGTACGAACGACATCATTTGCAGCAGCAGCAACAACAACAGAGATGCCGAAAGAATAATCATCATCATAATAATATGACGATGAATATGAAGAACTTCACAAGTAATGAACTAGCCGATCATGAAGCTGACAAATCCTTTGAAATGGTGGATTTAGACTTAAGTGGCTTATCTCTCCATTCTCTCCCTAATCCAACTCTTAATCTCGCCTCTATTTCCCATCTCGATCTCTCTAACAACAATCTCCAG GTAATACCAGAGTCATTGACAGCTAGACTACTAAACTTGGTGAGCTTTGATGTTCATTCAAATCAACTTAAATCTCTCCCAAATTCCATTGGTTGCCTTTCAAAGCTCAAAATTCTCAATGTCTCTGGCAATCTCATTGTCTCTCTTCCTTCCACCATTGAAAATTGCAG ATCTTTGGAAGAGTTGAATGCCAATTTCAACCAATTAACAAAGCTTCCAGACACCATAGGGTTTGAGTTGATCAATCTCAAGAAGTTGTCAGTCAACTCCAACAAGCTGGCCTTTCTCCCCCACTCGCTCTCCCATTTGACCGCCCTACGTGTACTCGACACGCACCTCAATTGCCTTCGGTCGCTCCCCGACGACCTCGAGAACCTCATAAACCTCCAAGTCCTCAATATAAGTCAAAACTTCCAATTCCTCCAAGCTCTTCCCTATTCCATTGGCCTCCTCATCTCCCTCATTGAGCTTGACGTCAGCTACAACAAGATCACCTCTCTCCCAGACTCGATTGGTTGCCTCAAGAATCTCAAGAAGTTCAATGTTGAAGGTAATCCTCTTGTTTCGCCTCCACCGGAGGTGATCGAGCAGGGATTAGATTCTGTGAGGATGTACTTAAGTGATAAGATGAATGGAGTCCATAGAGGTTCCCAAAAGAAAAGATCGTGGGTGGGAAAATTGGTCAAGTATGGAACTTTCAACAGCAGAGGCAACACGGTGAGTCGAGAGGAGAAGGAGGGGTTTATCATGCCAGAGTATCGGTCGATTGATGGTCTAGCATCACCGAGATATATGGGGATGTTCTCCCCACGTCGCTTGTTCTCACCTCGACACTCATTCTCAAAGTGA